One stretch of Comamonas testosteroni DNA includes these proteins:
- the murJ gene encoding murein biosynthesis integral membrane protein MurJ — protein sequence MSLFKAASTVSLMTLASRVSGLVRDLLMASMFGANALTDAFNVAFRIPNLFRRLFAEGAFSQAFVPVLAASKTRDGEEATRHLISHVATMLFWALLVVCVLGVIGAPLLVWLLASGMRQSPDGYHAAVVMTRWMFPYIGFMSLVALSAGILNTWKKFAVSAATPVLLNLSMIVAALLGAPWFEKQGIEPIYAMAGGVMLGGVLQLAVQIPALRSMGLMPRIGFSPAAVRAAWDEAGVRRILTLMGPALLGVGVAQVSLMINTQIASYMAPGSVTWLFYADRLMEFPTALLGVALGVVLTPQLASAKAAGDGERYSNMLDWGLRLVVLLAVPCAVGLLTFATPLVATLFHRGALHDSDVGQIALALMGYGAGLLGLVAIKVLAPGYYASQDIRTPVKIAIVVLVITQLLNLVLVPWLKHTGLALSIGLAALVNASWLLTGLLRRGTYKPRPGWLKFIVQVIAASALLAVLLLWGSQHFDWVGLRSNGLLRAGLLAVMMVGAAVLYFGVLMLSGLNLRQLLRR from the coding sequence GTGTCACTGTTCAAAGCCGCCTCCACCGTATCCCTGATGACGCTGGCCTCCCGTGTTTCGGGGCTGGTTCGCGATCTGCTCATGGCCTCCATGTTTGGAGCCAATGCCCTTACAGACGCGTTCAATGTCGCCTTCAGAATTCCCAACCTGTTCCGGCGCCTCTTCGCCGAAGGGGCTTTCAGCCAGGCCTTTGTGCCGGTGCTGGCCGCCAGCAAGACTCGGGATGGCGAGGAGGCCACGCGCCACCTGATCAGCCATGTCGCGACCATGCTGTTCTGGGCTCTGCTGGTGGTCTGCGTCTTGGGCGTGATCGGCGCGCCGCTGCTGGTCTGGCTGCTGGCCAGCGGCATGCGCCAGTCACCCGACGGCTATCACGCAGCCGTGGTGATGACGCGCTGGATGTTCCCCTATATCGGTTTTATGTCGCTTGTGGCTCTGTCGGCAGGCATTCTCAATACCTGGAAGAAGTTCGCGGTGTCGGCAGCCACGCCCGTGCTGCTCAATCTCAGCATGATCGTGGCGGCCCTGCTGGGAGCGCCCTGGTTCGAAAAGCAGGGCATAGAACCCATCTATGCCATGGCTGGCGGCGTGATGCTGGGCGGCGTGCTGCAACTGGCGGTGCAGATTCCTGCGTTGCGCTCCATGGGGCTGATGCCGCGCATCGGCTTTTCGCCTGCAGCCGTTCGCGCAGCCTGGGATGAGGCGGGCGTGCGTCGCATCCTGACGCTGATGGGGCCGGCGCTGCTGGGGGTAGGGGTGGCCCAGGTTTCGTTGATGATCAACACCCAGATCGCTTCCTATATGGCGCCCGGCAGCGTGACCTGGTTGTTCTATGCCGACCGTCTGATGGAGTTTCCCACGGCCTTGCTGGGCGTGGCTCTGGGGGTGGTGCTGACGCCGCAGCTGGCTTCAGCCAAGGCGGCAGGTGATGGCGAACGCTATTCCAATATGCTGGACTGGGGTCTGCGCCTGGTCGTGCTGCTGGCCGTGCCCTGCGCCGTGGGCCTGCTGACCTTTGCCACGCCGCTGGTGGCCACGCTATTCCATCGCGGTGCCTTGCATGACAGCGATGTGGGGCAGATTGCCCTGGCGCTGATGGGCTACGGCGCCGGCCTGCTGGGCCTGGTGGCCATCAAGGTGCTGGCCCCCGGCTACTACGCCAGCCAGGACATCCGCACACCCGTGAAGATTGCGATCGTGGTGCTGGTGATTACGCAGTTGCTCAATCTGGTGCTGGTGCCCTGGCTCAAGCACACAGGGCTGGCCCTGTCCATCGGTCTGGCTGCACTGGTCAACGCGAGCTGGTTGCTCACGGGCTTGCTGCGTCGCGGTACCTACAAGCCCAGGCCGGGCTGGTTGAAGTTCATCGTGCAGGTGATTGCGGCCAGTGCCTTGCTGGCGGTGCTGCTGCTCTGGGGCAGTCAGCACTTCGACTGGGTGGGCTTGCGCAGCAATGGCTTGCTGCGCGCAGGTCTGCTGGCTGTGATGATGGTCGGTGCCGCCGTGCTTTACTTTGGCGTGCTGATGCTGTCGGGCCTGAATCTGCGTCAATTGCTGCGCCGCTAA
- the rpsT gene encoding 30S ribosomal protein S20, with amino-acid sequence MATKAKKNPRLASGRKRARQNVKLNAANTSLRSKYRTAVKNVEKAVVAGDKTKAAELFAKAQSVIDTIADKGIFHKNKAARDKSRLSAKVKTLALAA; translated from the coding sequence ATGGCAACTAAAGCCAAAAAGAACCCCCGCCTGGCTTCTGGCCGCAAGCGCGCCCGCCAGAACGTCAAGCTGAACGCTGCGAACACTTCGCTGCGTTCCAAGTACCGCACTGCTGTCAAGAATGTCGAGAAGGCTGTTGTGGCCGGCGACAAGACCAAGGCAGCTGAACTGTTTGCCAAGGCTCAGTCCGTGATCGACACGATCGCTGACAAGGGCATCTTCCACAAGAACAAGGCAGCTCGCGACAAGAGCCGCCTGTCCGCCAAGGTCAAGACCCTGGCTCTGGCTGCTTAA
- the mqo gene encoding malate dehydrogenase (quinone), with product MKKSIKAGLGAVAALVLAALLFLFWPIFPRSVPKAENEQPVDVVMVGAGVMSTTLATYLQELQPDWKIEVFERLDGVALESSNGWNNAGTGHSGFAELNYTPQLPDGSVETKRAVSIAEQFEVTRQFWAHQVGRGHLQSPETFVNATPHMSFVWGDDNIAFLKKRQQALVQNPLFYGMEYSEDQAQIKKWAPLMIEGRDPAQKIAATYMPLGTDVNHGVWTEQLMASLQKSPNFQLHLQSEVTALRQNADKTWNVTVADLAKGGQEKTVKAKFVFVGAGGAALKLLQASGIPESKNYAGFPVGGQFLAIENPELAKRHDVKAYGIASTGSPPMSVPHLDARQLDGKPVVLFGPFALATTKFLKNGSWWDLFSSVTHDNLMGMLRVGIHNLDLVQYLMQQAELTDADRQAVLAQYFPEAKREDWKLVTAGQRVQIIKRDPEKGAVLQFGTEIVGSEDGSIAALLGASPGASTAPHIMLNLLKKSFPEQMASAEWKTHIQQIVPSYGRKINEDAAYTNEIRRMTSSALKLPYVDVPADLGKKAEAAPAPAAAPQNPTQLNKEMQAL from the coding sequence ATGAAAAAGTCGATCAAAGCAGGACTGGGAGCCGTCGCGGCCCTGGTCCTGGCCGCGCTGTTATTTTTGTTTTGGCCAATATTTCCTCGCTCCGTGCCCAAGGCCGAGAACGAGCAGCCCGTCGATGTGGTGATGGTAGGCGCCGGCGTGATGAGCACGACGCTGGCCACCTACCTGCAGGAGCTGCAGCCCGACTGGAAGATCGAGGTCTTCGAGCGCCTGGACGGCGTGGCCCTGGAAAGCTCCAACGGCTGGAACAACGCCGGCACCGGCCACTCCGGCTTTGCCGAGCTCAACTACACGCCCCAGCTGCCCGACGGCAGCGTGGAAACCAAGCGTGCCGTGAGCATTGCCGAGCAGTTCGAGGTGACGCGCCAGTTCTGGGCCCACCAGGTCGGCCGCGGCCACCTGCAGTCGCCTGAAACTTTCGTGAATGCCACGCCCCACATGAGCTTCGTCTGGGGTGACGACAACATCGCCTTCCTCAAGAAGCGCCAGCAGGCCCTGGTCCAGAACCCCCTGTTCTACGGCATGGAGTACTCCGAAGACCAGGCACAGATCAAGAAGTGGGCCCCGCTGATGATCGAAGGCCGTGACCCGGCCCAGAAGATCGCCGCCACCTACATGCCCCTGGGCACCGACGTGAACCATGGCGTCTGGACCGAGCAGCTGATGGCCTCGCTCCAGAAGAGTCCCAACTTCCAGCTGCACCTGCAAAGCGAAGTCACGGCACTGCGCCAGAACGCCGACAAGACCTGGAACGTGACCGTGGCCGATCTGGCCAAGGGCGGCCAGGAAAAGACCGTCAAGGCCAAGTTCGTCTTCGTCGGTGCCGGCGGTGCCGCACTCAAGCTGCTGCAGGCCTCGGGCATCCCAGAATCCAAGAACTACGCCGGCTTCCCCGTGGGCGGCCAGTTCCTGGCCATCGAGAACCCCGAGCTGGCCAAGCGCCACGACGTCAAGGCCTACGGCATTGCCTCCACCGGCTCGCCTCCCATGTCCGTACCCCATCTGGACGCCCGCCAGCTCGACGGCAAGCCCGTGGTGCTGTTCGGCCCCTTTGCACTGGCCACCACCAAGTTCCTCAAGAACGGCTCCTGGTGGGACCTGTTCTCCTCGGTCACCCATGACAATCTGATGGGCATGCTGCGCGTGGGCATCCACAACCTGGATCTGGTCCAGTACCTGATGCAGCAGGCCGAGCTGACCGACGCAGACCGTCAGGCCGTGCTGGCCCAGTACTTCCCCGAAGCCAAGCGCGAGGACTGGAAGCTGGTCACCGCCGGCCAGCGTGTGCAGATCATCAAGCGCGACCCTGAAAAAGGCGCCGTGCTGCAGTTCGGCACCGAAATCGTGGGCTCGGAAGACGGCAGCATCGCCGCCCTGCTGGGTGCATCGCCCGGCGCCTCGACCGCTCCGCACATCATGCTGAACCTGCTCAAGAAGTCCTTCCCCGAGCAGATGGCCAGCGCCGAGTGGAAGACCCACATCCAGCAGATCGTGCCCTCCTACGGCCGCAAGATCAACGAGGATGCTGCCTATACCAACGAGATCCGCCGCATGACCAGCTCGGCCCTGAAGCTGCCCTATGTGGATGTCCCTGCCGATCTGGGCAAAAAGGCCGAAGCGGCTCCCGCGCCTGCCGCCGCCCCCCAGAACCCGACCCAGCTCAACAAGGAAATGCAGGCGCTCTAA
- a CDS encoding MATE family efflux transporter has translation MHQPLTHAPIGRALLRFSLPLWGGYVLQSLNTSVNAFWIGRHLGETALSAAVHANNLLFALIALVFGISQAANLLVAQAVGADRWALARRITGTSASLFLGMSLLMATLGWPLAAPMLGAMGAEPATATLAVDYLRVLFLALPPMLLLIFVTAVLRGTGDSRTPFVALLGVALGDALLNPLFIFGAGPLPGLGMAGSALATLAANSLGLAGLLVWLRRRRLPLWIGWRQRRHLRPEPALVRCLVTKGLPMGLQMLVVSLSLVLMLALINTHGAQVSAAYGAALQLWAYVQMPAIAVASACTTIAAQNVGAGHWPRVARTARAGVTCHLLLTGACVALILACDRSVLALFLPEDSKALEPARHLNHIVLGSFMLLGVSSVLAGVVRSTGAVLAPLSILALALWGLRLPLAWGLQPLWGQDALWWSFPLSALASMLLSIAYYRWGPWRRSRLLDSTTAQS, from the coding sequence ATGCACCAGCCACTGACCCACGCACCGATAGGCCGCGCCCTGCTGCGTTTTTCCCTGCCTCTGTGGGGCGGTTATGTGCTGCAGTCGCTCAATACCTCGGTCAATGCCTTCTGGATCGGACGCCATCTGGGCGAAACCGCGCTGTCCGCGGCCGTGCATGCCAACAACCTGCTGTTTGCGCTGATCGCCCTGGTCTTCGGCATCAGCCAGGCCGCCAATCTGCTCGTGGCTCAGGCCGTGGGCGCGGACCGCTGGGCCCTGGCACGCCGCATCACGGGCACCAGTGCCAGCCTGTTTCTGGGCATGTCCCTGCTGATGGCCACCCTGGGCTGGCCGCTTGCCGCCCCCATGCTGGGCGCCATGGGGGCTGAGCCTGCCACCGCCACACTGGCCGTGGACTATCTGAGGGTGCTCTTTCTCGCACTCCCACCCATGCTGCTGCTGATCTTCGTGACCGCCGTGCTGCGCGGCACGGGCGACAGCCGCACACCTTTCGTAGCCCTGCTGGGCGTGGCGCTGGGCGATGCCCTGCTCAACCCCTTGTTCATCTTCGGCGCCGGCCCCCTGCCCGGTCTGGGTATGGCGGGCTCGGCACTGGCCACCCTGGCGGCCAACAGCCTCGGCCTTGCGGGCCTGCTGGTCTGGCTGCGTCGACGGCGCCTGCCGCTATGGATAGGCTGGCGCCAGCGCCGCCATCTACGGCCCGAACCGGCACTGGTGCGCTGCCTGGTCACCAAGGGCCTGCCCATGGGCCTGCAGATGCTGGTGGTCTCGCTCTCCCTGGTGTTGATGCTGGCCCTGATCAACACCCATGGCGCCCAGGTTTCGGCCGCCTACGGCGCGGCCCTGCAGCTGTGGGCCTATGTCCAGATGCCGGCCATTGCCGTGGCCTCGGCCTGCACCACCATCGCTGCCCAGAACGTGGGCGCCGGCCACTGGCCGCGTGTGGCGCGCACCGCACGCGCCGGCGTGACGTGCCACCTGTTGCTGACCGGCGCCTGCGTGGCCCTGATCCTGGCCTGCGACCGCTCCGTGCTGGCCCTGTTCCTGCCCGAGGACAGCAAGGCTCTGGAGCCCGCACGCCACCTCAACCACATCGTGCTGGGCTCGTTCATGCTGCTGGGCGTGAGCAGCGTGCTGGCCGGCGTGGTGCGCTCCACGGGCGCGGTGCTGGCGCCCCTGAGCATCCTGGCCCTGGCGCTGTGGGGACTGCGCCTGCCCCTGGCCTGGGGGCTGCAGCCGCTGTGGGGGCAGGATGCGCTGTGGTGGAGCTTTCCGCTCAGCGCGCTGGCATCCATGCTGCTGTCCATCGCCTACTACCGCTGGGGCCCGTGGCGCCGTTCACGGCTGCTGGACAGCACGACAGCGCAGAGCTAG
- a CDS encoding DUF3579 domain-containing protein, giving the protein MVTPSSKELFIMGMTHAGKTFRPSDWAERLAGVMSQFRPGGACAGSHLSYSPWCVPTVMNGTKCVVINRDLRDYEPMAWDFCLNFAKDNDLQVAEACLLPDKLPAGKK; this is encoded by the coding sequence ATGGTTACCCCTTCCAGCAAAGAACTGTTCATCATGGGTATGACCCATGCCGGAAAAACCTTTCGACCCAGCGACTGGGCCGAGCGCTTGGCCGGTGTCATGAGTCAGTTCCGCCCTGGTGGTGCCTGCGCCGGAAGCCATCTGAGCTACTCTCCCTGGTGTGTGCCCACGGTGATGAACGGCACCAAATGCGTGGTCATCAACCGGGATCTGCGCGACTACGAACCGATGGCATGGGACTTCTGCCTGAATTTCGCCAAGGACAACGATCTGCAAGTGGCCGAGGCCTGCCTGCTGCCAGACAAGCTGCCAGCCGGCAAGAAGTGA
- a CDS encoding aspartate aminotransferase family protein yields MTAFIEAASPHVMPTYGRVPIALERGQGCRVWDVNGKEYLDALGGIAVNTLGHNHPKLVPALQEQVAKLIHTSNYYHVPGQETLAKLLTERSGMTNVFFCNTGLEANEAAIKIARKYGVDKGIAKPEIVVYDHAFHGRSIATMSATANPKVRNGFGDLLAGFTRIAPNDYEALIDATEGNPNIVAIMMEPIQGEGGLHPMRADYLKKVRELCDAKGWLLIMDEVQAGMGRTGKWFAHQWAGITPDVMTLAKGLGSGVPVGAVVAHKAAAEVLKAGNHGSTFGGNPLSMRAGVETIRIMEEDGLLAHTTEVGEYLKAKLQAELGSLEGFVEVRGQGLMIGVELTKPCGELIGQAAEAGLLLSVTADTVIRLVPPLILSKPEADEIVARLKPLVQAILAA; encoded by the coding sequence ATGACCGCTTTCATCGAGGCAGCTTCGCCCCACGTTATGCCCACTTACGGCCGCGTACCCATCGCGCTGGAGCGCGGCCAGGGCTGCCGCGTTTGGGACGTGAACGGCAAGGAATACCTGGACGCGCTGGGCGGCATTGCCGTCAACACCCTGGGGCACAACCACCCCAAGCTGGTGCCCGCGCTGCAAGAGCAGGTGGCCAAGCTGATCCACACCAGCAACTACTACCATGTGCCCGGCCAGGAGACTCTGGCCAAGCTGCTGACCGAGCGCTCGGGCATGACCAATGTGTTCTTCTGCAACACCGGCCTGGAAGCCAACGAGGCGGCGATCAAGATCGCCCGCAAGTACGGCGTGGACAAGGGCATTGCCAAGCCCGAGATCGTGGTCTATGACCATGCTTTCCACGGCCGCTCCATCGCCACCATGAGCGCCACGGCCAACCCCAAGGTACGCAACGGCTTTGGCGATCTGCTCGCCGGCTTCACCCGCATCGCCCCCAATGACTACGAAGCCCTGATCGACGCGACCGAAGGCAATCCCAACATCGTCGCCATCATGATGGAGCCCATCCAGGGCGAAGGCGGTCTGCATCCCATGCGCGCCGACTATCTGAAGAAGGTGCGCGAGCTGTGCGATGCCAAGGGCTGGCTGCTGATCATGGACGAGGTGCAGGCCGGCATGGGCCGCACCGGCAAGTGGTTTGCCCACCAGTGGGCCGGCATCACCCCCGATGTGATGACCCTGGCCAAGGGCCTGGGCTCTGGCGTGCCCGTGGGTGCCGTGGTGGCGCACAAGGCGGCTGCCGAAGTGCTCAAGGCCGGCAACCATGGCTCCACTTTTGGTGGCAACCCGCTGTCCATGCGCGCCGGCGTGGAAACCATCCGCATCATGGAAGAAGATGGTCTGCTGGCTCACACCACTGAAGTGGGCGAATATCTGAAGGCTAAACTGCAGGCTGAACTGGGCAGCCTCGAAGGCTTTGTCGAAGTGCGCGGACAGGGTCTGATGATTGGCGTGGAGCTGACCAAGCCCTGTGGCGAGCTGATTGGCCAGGCCGCAGAAGCCGGCCTGCTGCTGAGCGTGACCGCTGACACCGTGATTCGCCTGGTGCCGCCGCTGATCCTGAGCAAGCCCGAAGCCGATGAAATCGTCGCCAGGCTCAAGCCCCTGGTTCAAGCCATTCTGGCTGCCTGA
- the argF gene encoding ornithine carbamoyltransferase, whose product MKHYLQFSDFTADEYDYLLERAALIKKKFKGYEKHHTLTDRTMAMIFEKASTRTRVSFEAGMYQLGGSVVHLTTGDSQLGRSEPIEDSARVISRMTDLVMIRTFGQDKIERFAQYSRVPVINGLTNEFHPCQILADIFTFIEHRGSIKGKVVAWVGDGNNMANTWLQAADLLGFTVHVSTPGGYEVDEQLAFNGKPVNPGCYKVFKDPLEACKGADLVTTDVWTSMGYEAENEARKKAFADWCVDAEMMASAKADALFMHCLPAHRGEEVEAEVIDGPQSVVWDEAENRMHVQKALMEYLLLGRVD is encoded by the coding sequence ATGAAGCATTACCTGCAATTTAGCGACTTCACCGCCGACGAATACGACTACCTGCTGGAACGTGCAGCCCTGATCAAGAAGAAATTCAAGGGCTACGAAAAGCACCACACGCTGACCGACCGCACCATGGCCATGATCTTCGAGAAGGCCAGCACGCGCACGCGTGTGAGCTTCGAGGCCGGCATGTACCAGCTAGGCGGCTCCGTGGTGCATCTGACCACGGGCGACAGCCAGTTGGGCCGTTCCGAGCCCATCGAGGACAGCGCACGCGTCATCAGCCGCATGACCGACCTGGTCATGATCCGCACCTTCGGCCAGGACAAGATTGAGCGCTTTGCCCAGTACTCGCGCGTGCCCGTCATCAACGGTCTGACCAACGAGTTCCACCCCTGCCAGATCCTGGCCGACATCTTCACCTTCATCGAGCACCGCGGCTCGATCAAGGGCAAGGTGGTGGCCTGGGTGGGCGACGGCAACAACATGGCCAACACCTGGCTGCAGGCCGCCGATCTGCTGGGCTTCACGGTCCATGTCAGCACGCCCGGCGGCTACGAGGTGGACGAACAGCTGGCATTCAACGGCAAGCCCGTCAACCCCGGCTGCTACAAGGTATTCAAGGACCCTCTCGAAGCCTGCAAGGGTGCCGACCTGGTCACCACCGATGTGTGGACCAGCATGGGCTACGAGGCCGAGAACGAAGCGCGCAAAAAGGCTTTTGCCGACTGGTGCGTGGATGCCGAGATGATGGCCTCTGCCAAGGCCGACGCCCTGTTCATGCACTGCCTGCCTGCCCACCGCGGCGAGGAAGTGGAGGCCGAAGTCATCGACGGCCCCCAATCCGTGGTCTGGGACGAGGCCGAGAATCGCATGCATGTGCAAAAGGCTCTCATGGAGTACCTTTTGCTGGGCCGCGTGGACTGA
- a CDS encoding YkgJ family cysteine cluster protein has protein sequence MSESVHPCLRCGVCCQNYRVEFSIYELQSMGGTVPDELAHEVPGKGNRARMNGTERHPVRCVALRELPEVGAGCIGCGIYEQRSRPCRDFPFASYGCHDTREKFGLSALSVEEVQPWLEAA, from the coding sequence ATGTCCGAATCCGTCCACCCCTGCCTGCGCTGCGGCGTCTGCTGCCAGAACTACCGCGTGGAGTTTTCCATCTACGAGCTGCAATCCATGGGCGGCACCGTCCCCGATGAGCTGGCCCATGAGGTGCCCGGCAAGGGCAACCGCGCGCGCATGAACGGCACGGAGCGCCACCCGGTGCGCTGCGTGGCGCTGCGCGAGCTGCCCGAGGTGGGCGCGGGCTGCATAGGCTGCGGCATCTACGAACAGCGCTCGCGCCCCTGCCGCGACTTCCCGTTTGCCTCCTACGGCTGCCACGACACGCGCGAGAAGTTCGGCCTGTCGGCACTCAGCGTCGAGGAAGTCCAGCCCTGGCTGGAAGCCGCCTGA
- the feoB gene encoding ferrous iron transporter B, giving the protein MNARESQITMMSPQAAEQAPLRAALLGNPNCGKTALFNLLTGARQKVANYAGVTVERKEGWLSTPGKRRVRVLDLPGTYSLDAHSEDERITRDIVKGQHPREAPPELLVCVTDATHLRLNLRLVLEARALGLPMVVVLNMSDMARRQGLVIDKARLSELLGVPVVESVGVHLSGARDLLAWLDSEQARQLKAPTLEGQFKPVTGSNSRAQLLALHQQVAEIMRLTVQEPAAPTQRDDRIDSVVLHPLWGTLLLVVTLFLMFQAVFSWAEPLMDGIEGLVSDFGQWVHGVMPDGVLRSLLVDGVIAGTGSVVVFLPQILILFFFILVLEDSGYLPRAAFLLDRIMGSVGLSGRSFIPLLSSFACAVPGIMATRSISSWRDRLLTIMIAPLMTCSARLPVYTLLIGAFIPEQTVAGFFNLQGLVLFALYVGGIASAMAVAWVGKLATKVKTRTPLLMELPSYRIPSLRSLVLGLYERAMIFLRRVGGIILTVSIVLWFLSSYPGAPEGVTEGAIRYSFAGQIGRALEVVLAPIGFNWQIAIALVPGMAAREVAVGALGTVYALSAVGDDAMAQQLSPLIASSWSMATALSLLVWFVFAPQCISTLAMVKRETNGWRYPLLMAGYLFGLAYLASFVTYRVAVALGWG; this is encoded by the coding sequence ATGAACGCGCGCGAATCCCAGATCACCATGATGAGCCCTCAGGCCGCGGAGCAGGCGCCCTTGCGCGCCGCGTTGCTGGGCAACCCGAACTGCGGCAAGACGGCGCTGTTCAATCTGCTGACCGGCGCCCGCCAGAAGGTGGCCAACTACGCGGGCGTGACCGTGGAGCGCAAGGAAGGCTGGCTGAGCACGCCCGGCAAGCGCCGCGTGCGCGTGCTGGACCTGCCTGGCACCTACAGCCTGGATGCGCACAGCGAGGACGAGCGCATCACGCGCGACATCGTCAAGGGCCAGCATCCGCGCGAAGCTCCGCCCGAGCTGCTGGTCTGCGTGACCGATGCCACCCATCTGCGCCTGAACCTGCGCCTGGTGCTGGAGGCACGCGCCCTGGGTCTGCCCATGGTGGTGGTGCTCAATATGAGCGATATGGCGCGTCGCCAGGGATTGGTCATCGACAAGGCCCGGCTCAGCGAGCTGCTGGGCGTGCCCGTGGTGGAGAGCGTGGGCGTGCATCTGTCCGGTGCCAGGGATCTGCTGGCCTGGCTGGACAGCGAGCAGGCCAGGCAGCTCAAGGCTCCGACGCTCGAAGGCCAGTTCAAGCCCGTGACGGGCAGCAACTCGCGCGCCCAGCTGCTGGCCCTGCATCAGCAGGTGGCCGAGATCATGCGCCTGACCGTGCAGGAGCCCGCAGCTCCCACGCAGCGTGACGATCGCATCGATTCCGTGGTGCTGCACCCGCTGTGGGGTACTCTGCTGTTGGTGGTGACGCTGTTCCTGATGTTCCAGGCCGTGTTCAGCTGGGCCGAGCCCCTGATGGACGGCATCGAAGGCCTGGTCAGCGACTTCGGCCAGTGGGTGCATGGCGTGATGCCCGATGGCGTGCTGCGCAGCCTGCTGGTCGACGGCGTGATCGCCGGCACCGGCTCGGTGGTGGTCTTTCTGCCGCAGATCCTGATTCTGTTCTTCTTCATCCTGGTGCTGGAAGACTCGGGTTATCTGCCGCGCGCCGCGTTTTTGCTGGACCGCATCATGGGCAGCGTGGGCCTGTCCGGACGCTCCTTCATTCCGCTGCTGTCCAGCTTTGCCTGCGCCGTGCCCGGCATCATGGCCACGCGTTCGATCTCCAGCTGGCGCGACCGTCTGCTGACCATCATGATCGCGCCGCTGATGACCTGCTCGGCACGCCTGCCCGTGTACACGCTGTTGATCGGTGCCTTCATCCCCGAGCAGACCGTGGCCGGCTTCTTCAATCTGCAGGGTCTGGTGCTGTTTGCCCTCTATGTGGGCGGCATTGCCAGCGCCATGGCCGTGGCCTGGGTGGGCAAGCTGGCCACCAAGGTCAAGACCCGCACGCCGCTGCTGATGGAGCTGCCTTCCTACCGCATCCCCAGCCTGCGCAGCCTGGTGCTGGGCCTGTACGAGCGGGCCATGATCTTCCTGCGCCGCGTCGGCGGCATCATCCTGACCGTCAGCATCGTGCTGTGGTTCCTCTCCAGCTACCCCGGCGCTCCCGAGGGCGTGACCGAAGGTGCGATTCGCTACAGCTTCGCGGGCCAGATCGGCCGTGCGCTGGAAGTGGTGCTGGCGCCCATCGGCTTCAACTGGCAGATCGCGATTGCGCTGGTGCCCGGCATGGCCGCGCGCGAGGTGGCTGTGGGGGCGCTCGGTACGGTGTATGCGCTGTCGGCCGTGGGCGACGATGCCATGGCCCAGCAGCTGAGCCCGCTGATCGCCAGCAGCTGGTCGATGGCGACCGCGCTGTCGCTGCTGGTCTGGTTTGTGTTTGCGCCCCAGTGCATCTCCACGCTGGCCATGGTCAAGCGCGAAACCAATGGCTGGCGTTATCCCCTGCTGATGGCCGGCTATCTGTTTGGTCTGGCCTATCTGGCCAGCTTCGTGACCTATCGCGTCGCCGTGGCCCTGGGCTGGGGCTGA
- a CDS encoding FeoA family protein: MNALSVQASESGVQSCGAAATAAASAPVMGLDQLVVNQPARVVDLASCEGEDESLLLRLMEIGFLPGESVRIVATGFPGPDPLAVRIGQATFALRRHEAAQVLVQLEAAA; this comes from the coding sequence ATGAATGCTCTTTCTGTTCAAGCGTCTGAATCCGGCGTGCAATCTTGCGGCGCAGCGGCCACGGCCGCAGCCAGCGCACCGGTGATGGGCCTGGATCAGCTGGTGGTGAATCAGCCGGCCCGGGTGGTGGATCTGGCTTCCTGCGAAGGCGAGGATGAAAGCCTGCTGCTCAGACTCATGGAAATCGGCTTTCTGCCCGGTGAGTCCGTGCGCATCGTGGCCACCGGCTTTCCCGGCCCCGATCCGTTGGCCGTGCGCATAGGTCAGGCGACATTTGCGCTGCGTCGCCATGAGGCGGCCCAGGTGCTGGTGCAACTGGAGGCCGCAGCATGA
- a CDS encoding YkgJ family cysteine cluster protein translates to MTHPCLSCGACCASFRVDFSVHESQEHGGSVPAGLIEEVTDYTCRMRGTDWARPRCAALVGKVGEKAYCGIYEWRPSPCREFAAGSDACNRVRQRHNLPQLESGLI, encoded by the coding sequence ATGACCCATCCCTGCCTCAGCTGCGGCGCCTGCTGCGCGTCCTTTCGTGTCGATTTTTCCGTACACGAGTCCCAGGAGCATGGGGGCAGCGTCCCTGCAGGACTGATTGAGGAAGTCACCGACTACACCTGTCGCATGCGCGGCACGGACTGGGCCAGGCCGCGTTGCGCCGCCCTGGTGGGCAAGGTCGGAGAGAAGGCATACTGCGGCATCTATGAATGGCGCCCTTCCCCTTGCCGGGAATTTGCTGCGGGTTCGGACGCCTGCAACCGCGTGCGCCAGCGCCACAATCTGCCTCAGCTGGAAAGCGGTCTGATCTAA